A region of Myxococcus stipitatus DSM 14675 DNA encodes the following proteins:
- a CDS encoding TIGR04552 family protein: protein MKAPSLTPVLPDTPVRTVAEMGLRELERIRLILRGGSVIEWRRMHFQVREEVDRFLRLCQLDVSRPFDEAWARLVLAEAVAYLRKTFNYRVADAVAKPGEIHDLFLLASGAKGNARHRRIACVVLKVMHVIQHIEGRDLLFRLAISEAELAELVMEKVLGVAREMQEKGLPVVEFAHSIKTQDSLVTKLLAKKETVAAQVYDRTRFRIVTRSREDLLPVLYYLTQRLFPFHLVVPGQTENTLVPFKGVLEENPHFEQFIPKLHLDRNYEDREDRGGNTFSGSSYRALNFVVDIPVRMDAYLPPPEEDARTRKGRVVISLVEFQIVDEETAKQNELGENSHEAYKRRQKKRVLKRLSQGLVVPKRQG, encoded by the coding sequence GTGAAGGCCCCCTCTCTAACCCCAGTACTTCCCGACACCCCTGTCCGTACGGTTGCGGAAATGGGGCTTCGTGAGCTTGAGCGCATTCGACTCATTCTGCGCGGAGGCTCAGTTATTGAGTGGCGACGAATGCACTTCCAGGTCAGGGAGGAAGTCGACCGATTCCTGCGGCTCTGTCAGCTCGATGTTTCCCGACCCTTTGATGAGGCATGGGCCCGGCTCGTACTGGCAGAGGCGGTCGCCTATCTACGCAAAACGTTCAACTATCGCGTTGCTGATGCGGTCGCGAAGCCTGGCGAAATTCACGACCTGTTCCTTCTGGCATCAGGAGCCAAGGGGAATGCTCGGCACCGACGCATAGCATGCGTCGTGCTGAAGGTGATGCACGTCATCCAGCATATCGAGGGCCGAGACCTTCTCTTCCGGCTTGCCATTTCAGAGGCGGAGCTGGCGGAGTTGGTGATGGAAAAAGTGTTGGGGGTTGCTCGAGAAATGCAGGAGAAGGGACTTCCTGTGGTGGAGTTCGCCCATTCCATCAAGACGCAGGATTCGCTTGTCACGAAGCTTCTCGCGAAGAAAGAGACTGTTGCAGCTCAGGTCTATGACAGGACACGGTTTCGAATCGTGACTCGTTCAAGAGAAGATCTGCTGCCCGTACTGTATTATCTCACGCAGCGGCTGTTTCCCTTTCACTTGGTGGTTCCCGGTCAGACGGAGAACACACTGGTGCCCTTCAAGGGAGTGCTTGAGGAGAACCCCCATTTTGAACAGTTCATCCCGAAGCTCCATCTCGACCGCAACTATGAGGATAGAGAAGATAGAGGCGGGAATACGTTTTCTGGTAGTTCCTATCGGGCTCTCAACTTTGTCGTGGATATTCCGGTGAGGATGGATGCGTACCTGCCTCCGCCAGAAGAAGACGCTCGGACACGCAAAGGGCGTGTAGTTATCTCGCTGGTGGAGTTTCAGATTGTCGATGAGGAGACTGCCAAGCAGAACGAGCTCGGGGAGAACTCCCATGAGGCCTACAAACGCCGTCAGAAGAAGCGGGTCTTGAAGAGACTGAGTCAGGGACTCGTTGTTCCAAAGCGCCAGGGATGA
- a CDS encoding toxin-antitoxin system YwqK family antitoxin, producing the protein MSFRLAAFGLAVIASHALAQGSSAEGEVRLNCPAGTIQQGRRMGNDSGAFCVKESGADKGRHHGPYVDFWANGQKQAEGQYKDGFRTGRWVFYDANGVKTGETEFESNDYHGRRVQYYPSGAKKQEQTWVKGKREGVEVSYSEGGQKVSEVRYSADKPMVAK; encoded by the coding sequence ATGTCATTCCGTCTTGCTGCATTTGGTCTGGCAGTCATTGCTTCGCATGCACTGGCACAGGGAAGCTCCGCTGAAGGCGAAGTGCGCCTCAACTGCCCGGCTGGAACCATCCAGCAGGGGAGGCGTATGGGCAATGACTCTGGCGCCTTCTGTGTGAAGGAATCAGGTGCCGACAAGGGGCGTCACCACGGGCCCTATGTAGATTTCTGGGCGAATGGCCAGAAACAAGCAGAGGGACAGTACAAAGATGGTTTCCGAACGGGGCGTTGGGTTTTCTACGATGCCAATGGCGTGAAAACAGGGGAGACTGAGTTCGAGAGCAACGACTATCATGGTAGGCGGGTGCAGTATTACCCCAGTGGTGCGAAGAAGCAGGAGCAGACCTGGGTGAAGGGGAAGCGGGAAGGCGTCGAGGTGTCGTACTCTGAAGGTGGCCAGAAGGTCTCAGAGGTTCGCTACTCAGCGGACAAGCCGATGGTCGCCAAGTAG
- the ffh gene encoding signal recognition particle protein, which yields MLETVTKGFRAAKNRLAGKSELTPELVDESLRDIRVSLLEADVAFDVVKKFVARVREKSVGELVQTTLTDASGQKRKVSPMDHFIKICHDELEALMGPVDTSLNLKPKGQLSGIMMVGLQGSGKTTTTGKLASRLLQQGRKPLLVAADIYRPAAVDQLKVLGERLKVPVYHEPGVQPPELAKRGYAAAREQKCDVVLIDTAGRLAIDEALMSELESIKSNVHPDNILLVCDAMIGQDAVRTAAEFDRRLTLDGFILTKLDGDARGGAALSIKEVTGKPIKFLGMGESMDKLEEFRPEGLAGRILGFGDIVGLMKDFEKVVDEKKAEEDARKLLSGQFSMKDFVEQIRMVRKMGPLKDLLEKFPLFGDLTEHLNPDEKELTKIESMYDSMTPKERLRPDLINASRIGRIAKGSGRKPEDVRELLQKFGMMQQVMGTIGQNPGLLGRIPGFKQLGQLSQMRNMDLSSMFGGDPKMMEKMMSGGMPGMGMPMQLPQVAPGYTAPMGQAAMAKARLMGYAPPSSAGGKPEDRDAIKERRKREKDNKKKNRKKK from the coding sequence ATGCTTGAGACCGTCACCAAGGGCTTCCGCGCCGCCAAGAACCGCCTCGCCGGCAAGAGCGAGCTCACTCCAGAGTTGGTGGACGAGTCGCTCCGCGACATCCGCGTCTCGCTCCTCGAGGCCGACGTGGCCTTCGACGTGGTGAAGAAGTTCGTCGCCCGCGTGCGCGAGAAGTCCGTGGGCGAGCTCGTCCAGACCACCCTCACCGATGCCTCGGGCCAGAAGCGCAAGGTCAGCCCGATGGACCACTTCATCAAGATCTGCCACGACGAGCTCGAGGCACTGATGGGGCCGGTCGACACGAGCCTGAACCTGAAGCCCAAGGGGCAGCTCAGCGGCATCATGATGGTGGGTCTGCAGGGCTCTGGTAAGACGACCACCACGGGCAAGCTCGCCAGTCGGCTGCTCCAGCAGGGGCGCAAGCCGCTGCTCGTCGCCGCGGACATCTACCGCCCGGCCGCCGTGGACCAGCTCAAGGTATTGGGCGAGCGGCTCAAGGTGCCCGTCTACCACGAGCCCGGCGTGCAGCCGCCCGAACTCGCCAAGCGGGGCTACGCCGCCGCGCGCGAGCAGAAGTGCGACGTGGTGCTCATCGACACCGCCGGCCGACTCGCCATCGACGAAGCGCTGATGTCGGAGCTGGAGTCCATCAAGTCGAACGTGCACCCGGACAACATCCTGCTGGTGTGCGACGCGATGATTGGCCAGGACGCGGTGCGCACGGCCGCGGAGTTCGACCGGCGCCTGACGCTGGACGGCTTCATCCTGACGAAGCTGGACGGTGACGCCCGTGGCGGCGCGGCGCTGTCCATCAAGGAAGTCACCGGCAAGCCCATCAAGTTCCTCGGCATGGGCGAGTCGATGGACAAGCTGGAGGAGTTCCGTCCGGAGGGCCTCGCGGGCCGGATTCTCGGGTTCGGCGACATCGTCGGCCTGATGAAGGACTTCGAGAAGGTCGTCGACGAGAAGAAGGCCGAGGAGGACGCGCGCAAGCTGTTGTCCGGCCAGTTCTCGATGAAGGACTTCGTCGAGCAGATCCGCATGGTGCGCAAGATGGGTCCGCTGAAGGACCTGCTGGAGAAGTTCCCGCTCTTCGGGGACCTCACCGAGCACCTCAACCCGGACGAGAAGGAGCTCACGAAGATTGAGTCGATGTACGACTCGATGACGCCGAAGGAGCGCCTGCGCCCGGACCTCATCAACGCCAGCCGGATTGGCCGCATCGCCAAGGGCAGTGGTCGCAAGCCGGAGGACGTGCGCGAGCTGCTCCAGAAGTTCGGGATGATGCAGCAGGTGATGGGGACCATCGGCCAGAACCCGGGCCTGCTGGGCCGCATCCCGGGCTTCAAGCAGCTGGGTCAGCTCTCGCAGATGCGGAACATGGACCTCTCCAGCATGTTCGGTGGGGACCCGAAGATGATGGAGAAGATGATGAGCGGCGGCATGCCGGGCATGGGGATGCCCATGCAGCTGCCCCAGGTGGCGCCTGGCTACACGGCCCCCATGGGCCAGGCGGCCATGGCGAAGGCTCGCCTCATGGGCTACGCGCCCCCCTCCTCCGCTGGCGGAAAGCCCGAGGACCGCGACGCCATCAAGGAGCGCCGCAAGCGGGAGAAGGACAACAAGAAGAAGAACCGGAAGAAGAAGTAG
- a CDS encoding condensation domain-containing protein, translated as MHPDIWRAFQRLRTLRSAAPPLVTHPRAETSPVSFQQERLWYLDQANPGGSAYHLPVAFRLSGPLDWRALRLTLEALEHRHEALRTSFSSSRGEVVQYVRAPGAFVFPTVSLRDEVSTLEEREIAMREALLQEAWRAFDLQRDMLFRAVLFVLDAQEHVLMLCVHRIICDDESLDVLFRDLSELYAAFQQGLDSPLPTREVHCSDHARWQRAWMRGPCREELRAYWREQLKERLRGPRLTSRPRRGNTSSARTRKLERLSLRFPPELSRAVLQFSREAGATVHMVLLAAFHLLLHRYSGGQEQHFVCSPIANRPQAETEHLVGYFVNLLVLPADLRKDPSFQQLLEQVREVVVGALPHQDLPVQLLEGLDLGGEPLSQVLFAFENTPRHPFQLANLRITPLELEGGTCDFDLFLALHEEDGVISGTLEYSREGFAHEEASRLLVDFETVLRQALRTPEKVASTFLPEQGRRGPSSTTAAAQALSRATRRAPLPPPVDVLEALGAATPEQRRCLMTDYLRDTITQVVLRGQEPDVPIQSLQELALDSLRLIELTGRIRTELSVDMPVSRFFDAMNVEVLADELIARWLRARMPEPRIPPLHRRREHLTP; from the coding sequence ATGCATCCGGACATCTGGAGAGCCTTCCAGCGCCTGCGCACGCTGCGCTCGGCGGCCCCGCCGCTGGTGACGCACCCGCGCGCCGAGACCTCCCCTGTGTCCTTCCAGCAGGAACGCCTGTGGTACCTGGACCAGGCCAACCCAGGGGGCTCGGCGTACCACCTCCCCGTGGCCTTCCGCCTGTCGGGCCCGCTGGACTGGCGCGCCCTTCGCCTGACGCTGGAGGCCCTGGAGCACCGGCACGAAGCCCTGCGCACGTCCTTCAGCTCCAGCCGGGGTGAGGTGGTCCAGTACGTCCGCGCCCCCGGGGCCTTCGTGTTCCCCACCGTCAGCCTTCGCGACGAGGTGTCCACGCTCGAGGAGCGGGAGATCGCGATGCGGGAGGCCCTCCTGCAAGAAGCCTGGCGCGCGTTCGACCTGCAGCGGGACATGCTGTTCCGCGCGGTGCTGTTCGTGCTGGACGCGCAGGAGCACGTGCTCATGCTCTGCGTCCACCGCATCATCTGCGACGACGAGTCCCTGGACGTGCTCTTCCGGGACCTCTCGGAGCTCTACGCCGCGTTCCAGCAGGGCCTCGACTCCCCTCTTCCCACGCGCGAGGTCCACTGCTCGGACCACGCACGCTGGCAGCGGGCCTGGATGCGAGGCCCTTGCCGCGAGGAGCTGCGAGCGTACTGGCGGGAGCAGCTGAAGGAGCGACTGCGGGGGCCTCGGCTCACCTCGCGTCCGAGGCGGGGGAACACCTCCTCGGCCCGGACGCGCAAGCTGGAGCGCTTATCCCTGCGCTTCCCGCCGGAGCTCTCCCGCGCGGTCCTCCAGTTCTCCCGCGAGGCAGGCGCCACGGTGCACATGGTGTTGCTCGCCGCGTTCCACCTGCTGCTCCACCGGTACTCCGGCGGACAGGAGCAGCACTTCGTGTGCAGCCCCATCGCCAACCGGCCGCAAGCGGAGACCGAGCACCTGGTGGGCTACTTCGTCAACCTGCTGGTGCTCCCCGCGGACCTGAGGAAGGACCCCAGCTTCCAGCAACTCCTCGAGCAGGTGCGCGAGGTCGTCGTCGGTGCCCTGCCCCATCAGGACCTGCCCGTTCAGCTCCTGGAGGGACTCGACCTGGGCGGAGAGCCGCTGTCCCAAGTCCTCTTCGCCTTCGAGAACACGCCTCGCCATCCGTTCCAGCTCGCGAACCTGCGCATCACGCCCCTGGAGCTCGAGGGAGGAACGTGCGACTTCGACCTCTTCCTCGCGCTGCATGAAGAAGACGGCGTCATCTCCGGGACGCTCGAGTACTCCCGCGAGGGCTTCGCGCACGAGGAGGCGTCGCGGCTGCTCGTCGACTTCGAGACGGTGCTGAGACAAGCCCTGAGGACCCCCGAGAAGGTGGCCTCGACCTTCCTCCCGGAGCAAGGCCGACGCGGCCCCTCGAGCACGACGGCCGCGGCGCAAGCGCTCTCGCGCGCCACCCGGCGGGCGCCCCTTCCGCCGCCCGTGGATGTGCTCGAGGCGCTGGGCGCGGCGACACCCGAGCAGCGCCGCTGCCTGATGACGGACTACCTGCGAGACACCATCACCCAGGTGGTGCTCCGGGGCCAGGAGCCAGACGTTCCCATCCAGTCCCTCCAGGAGCTCGCGCTCGACTCGCTCCGGCTCATCGAGCTCACCGGGCGCATCCGCACCGAGCTGTCCGTCGACATGCCCGTCTCCCGCTTCTTCGACGCGATGAATGTCGAAGTGCTGGCGGACGAATTGATTGCACGGTGGCTGCGCGCGCGGATGCCCGAGCCCCGAATCCCTCCCCTCCACCGCCGTCGAGAGCACCTCACGCCTTAG
- a CDS encoding zinc-binding dehydrogenase has translation MSYQAEAWVIHAGSSREPRRAQLTRTRITVEAIQDGEVLAAPLFGCWEANTEHALERRPLDVCKARQEQEVVLGNAGVVRVLETGRNVTEVRSGQLAMLFSSGETDGLGFMTKALGYDAPRQMGCMATLMKLKGRQLIPLPENSRFSPAQWAAFSVRYVTAWANWRVAQGAFRLQVSEADCPSPHVWGWGGGTTLAELTLAQFHGCRAVMLSGTPWHLEEIRSAGLEAIDRRDFGAMRYEPERWSKDAGYRERYLTAEAEFVAEVSRRTGGEMVHVFLEYLGTPVYRASLKALARQGVLATAGWKAGMSVSLLRARECVARHQHIHTHFARYQEGVDAVAFGETHGWMPDVGPRIHAFEELPALAEAYHTGDANYFPCFSINQEAKRPPPGR, from the coding sequence ATGAGCTATCAAGCCGAGGCCTGGGTCATCCACGCGGGCAGCTCTCGTGAACCGCGCCGCGCCCAGTTGACGCGAACCCGCATCACCGTCGAAGCCATCCAGGACGGCGAGGTCCTCGCCGCACCCCTCTTCGGCTGCTGGGAGGCCAACACCGAACACGCGCTCGAGCGGCGTCCGTTGGATGTCTGCAAGGCCCGCCAGGAGCAGGAGGTGGTCCTGGGCAACGCGGGGGTCGTCCGCGTGCTGGAGACCGGCAGGAACGTCACCGAGGTCCGCTCCGGGCAGCTCGCGATGTTGTTCTCGAGCGGGGAGACGGACGGCCTCGGCTTCATGACGAAGGCCCTGGGCTACGATGCGCCCCGCCAGATGGGGTGCATGGCCACGCTGATGAAGCTCAAGGGCCGGCAGCTCATCCCCCTCCCCGAGAACTCGCGTTTCTCCCCCGCCCAGTGGGCCGCCTTCAGCGTCCGCTACGTCACCGCCTGGGCGAACTGGCGAGTGGCCCAGGGGGCCTTCCGGCTCCAGGTCTCCGAGGCCGACTGTCCGTCCCCGCATGTCTGGGGTTGGGGCGGGGGCACGACGCTCGCGGAGCTCACGCTGGCCCAGTTCCATGGCTGTCGCGCGGTGATGCTGTCGGGGACGCCCTGGCACCTGGAGGAGATTCGCTCCGCGGGGCTGGAGGCCATCGACCGGAGGGATTTCGGGGCCATGCGCTATGAGCCCGAGCGGTGGAGCAAGGACGCGGGCTATCGCGAGCGCTACCTCACCGCGGAGGCCGAGTTCGTCGCGGAGGTCTCCCGTCGGACGGGTGGAGAGATGGTGCACGTGTTTCTCGAGTACCTCGGCACCCCTGTCTATCGCGCCAGCCTCAAGGCCCTGGCCCGGCAGGGAGTGCTCGCCACCGCCGGGTGGAAGGCGGGCATGTCCGTCTCCCTCCTGCGCGCCCGGGAGTGCGTCGCCCGGCATCAGCACATCCACACCCACTTCGCGCGCTATCAGGAGGGTGTGGACGCGGTGGCCTTCGGGGAGACCCACGGCTGGATGCCCGACGTGGGGCCTCGCATCCACGCCTTCGAGGAGCTGCCCGCGCTCGCCGAGGCGTACCACACGGGGGACGCCAACTACTTCCCGTGCTTCAGCATCAACCAGGAGGCGAAGCGGCCACCGCCAGGGCGGTGA
- a CDS encoding Ig-like domain-containing protein, translating into MTNRLRLFTPLFSFFLLFGCINVPEVVDPPDGGENPAQDFELGVSPLEETVVLGGVKNLQVTVVRKNGFQGSVDVALERPPAGVSAPSVTIPESGTTATLRVSVAANLAPRRLSLTVRGSSGTTQQDRSVALNVVSQGSLTVSWVSPTETRSAVNGPVSLEVTVAGGQAEQVELLRGETVLHTWTAAPYQYQWNTAAEEEKEFVLKARVTRGGSTYFSDERTVAVDRSAPRIESRQPASGATQVSARAAIQVAFSEPVRVSSVTTTNVGLSGSGGSAIPATVEVSSAGRTVTIAPINVLPTSTTVTVNLGTNSHPIVDIAGNAIELPFNFSFTTEGPTPDTTPPTILSTTPGNAVIGVARDTLIEIVFSEPMNKASVEGAFAILSPAGLNTGTLRWNTSSTVMTYSFPTELSYGADLRWQISTNARDAEGNALAATAAQTFRAIRQGIATFAFDSGTSGTVDSPGFFRQTSFYNMATVGDNAGNFIERLFLGFQMSTLPEDLTTIRQARLKWWTGGQIGDPFGKLGQLILEPVDIGNELPIKFDTNPELEVAYYSPPLSSGINIPPSSIGRPGITDITPMVITDWANRASRNKRTQYRLRFEIGTVGDGELHRLHSTYESDPKLAELEITYEYP; encoded by the coding sequence ATGACGAACCGACTTCGCCTGTTCACTCCCCTCTTCTCGTTCTTCTTGTTGTTTGGGTGCATCAACGTCCCGGAGGTCGTGGACCCACCGGATGGAGGTGAGAATCCGGCCCAGGACTTCGAGCTTGGAGTCAGTCCCCTGGAAGAGACCGTAGTCCTGGGTGGGGTGAAGAACCTCCAGGTCACCGTGGTCCGCAAGAACGGGTTCCAGGGGAGCGTGGATGTGGCGCTGGAGAGGCCGCCCGCCGGGGTGAGCGCTCCGAGCGTGACGATTCCGGAGTCGGGGACCACGGCGACACTGCGTGTGAGTGTCGCAGCGAATCTCGCGCCGAGGAGGCTGTCGCTCACGGTTCGCGGGAGTTCAGGAACGACTCAGCAGGACAGGAGCGTGGCGCTGAATGTGGTGTCCCAGGGGAGCCTGACGGTGTCCTGGGTATCCCCCACAGAGACCCGAAGCGCGGTCAATGGGCCCGTGTCCCTGGAGGTGACCGTGGCAGGGGGGCAGGCCGAGCAGGTGGAGTTGCTGCGAGGGGAGACGGTGCTCCACACCTGGACGGCGGCTCCGTACCAGTATCAGTGGAACACGGCTGCGGAGGAGGAGAAGGAGTTTGTACTGAAGGCCCGGGTGACGCGAGGTGGTTCGACGTACTTCAGCGATGAACGTACCGTCGCGGTGGACCGAAGTGCTCCGCGGATCGAGTCACGGCAGCCCGCGTCAGGGGCGACGCAAGTCAGTGCTCGAGCCGCGATTCAGGTGGCTTTTTCCGAGCCTGTCAGGGTCTCGAGCGTGACAACCACCAATGTGGGCCTTTCGGGGAGCGGTGGCTCTGCCATTCCAGCAACGGTGGAAGTCTCGTCGGCTGGTCGGACTGTAACGATTGCCCCGATCAATGTGCTTCCCACTTCGACGACTGTGACTGTGAATCTGGGAACCAACAGTCATCCGATTGTGGATATCGCAGGGAACGCGATTGAGTTGCCTTTCAATTTCTCGTTCACCACCGAAGGCCCCACTCCAGACACGACCCCTCCAACCATTCTGTCTACAACCCCTGGAAATGCAGTCATTGGAGTTGCGCGAGACACACTGATCGAGATCGTTTTTTCTGAACCCATGAACAAAGCGTCCGTGGAAGGAGCCTTCGCGATTCTCTCGCCTGCTGGCCTCAACACGGGAACGCTCCGCTGGAATACGTCATCGACGGTCATGACTTATTCGTTCCCAACAGAACTCTCGTACGGGGCAGATCTTCGATGGCAGATCTCCACGAACGCGCGCGATGCCGAAGGGAATGCACTGGCGGCCACAGCCGCGCAAACCTTCAGGGCGATTCGGCAAGGAATCGCCACGTTCGCCTTTGACAGCGGAACCAGCGGGACGGTGGATTCGCCAGGGTTCTTTCGACAAACCAGCTTCTATAACATGGCCACGGTTGGCGACAACGCAGGCAACTTCATTGAGAGGCTTTTTCTAGGCTTCCAGATGTCAACTCTTCCCGAAGACCTTACAACCATCCGCCAAGCACGACTCAAATGGTGGACTGGTGGTCAGATTGGAGACCCCTTCGGCAAGCTTGGCCAACTCATCCTTGAGCCAGTGGACATTGGAAACGAATTGCCAATCAAATTCGACACTAATCCAGAGCTCGAAGTGGCGTATTACTCGCCCCCCCTCTCATCTGGAATCAACATTCCACCGAGCTCAATTGGGCGCCCTGGCATTACTGACATCACCCCTATGGTGATCACGGACTGGGCAAACCGGGCATCTCGAAACAAGAGAACCCAATATCGGCTCCGATTCGAAATCGGAACAGTCGGAGATGGCGAATTGCATCGCTTGCACTCTACCTACGAGTCGGATCCAAAGCTGGCTGAACTGGAAATCACCTACGAGTATCCCTGA
- the gltJ gene encoding adventurous gliding motility protein GltJ — protein MRFVCDSCRAQYMISDDKVGPKGVKVRCKKCGHTITVRPAGAGTGKDSSSEPATSSPASIDASTPKKESDASASSAVPATLGTPPEGGLFTDVEEDEIGAVFDQVLSSGTHKIPSGEALGEAAAREATAESVRKLAEAEAEPDKEDDAKPAASHDWYVAIDEKQVGPLSVEKVKDAWDRGEVGPDSLCWRSGFSDWIPLSETAELASVLAPRPSKPTIVAPEPVSGSQPTVQSGPVQSAFSAGKSSKGDSVLAASSEAPTGWKPSAASVLASLVKEENDALAKPPPTPAPALGREPVSQSRLLDVPMPPPEPVSSPALMGASAAMAAQMAAPQGPQAFPQQPMAPYGQPAPYGQQPYAQPVPAPYAAPPGYAPTYAQPAPAGGKGRMGLVVGIVVGVLGLGAGGFALTLGKNGAETPSQNQVAPQPVAVAPPAAAAPPPVATPPPVAAQPVAAAQPPPTAGAAGTQPPPAAGTVPAATPPMATGTPVAAATPPPVAAAPVATPPVAAQPPAETAKPVDSAVAKVERPVTPRRTTGASSSTARREEPEARPSRPEKSSSSDGDSDDFDELFGTKKPKVEAKPSEARPTAYIPPEPGGGGVPDTLQRSDIMEVVLNNKPAIVKCVNEQKKKDPMLSGKLVMRWSIQTSGKTSNVTCKTDEFKSTYMASCISGLIKGWAFPKHKKQGEPIDFPFTF, from the coding sequence ATGCGTTTCGTCTGTGACAGCTGCCGCGCGCAGTACATGATCAGCGACGACAAAGTTGGCCCGAAGGGGGTCAAGGTTCGTTGCAAGAAGTGCGGCCATACCATCACCGTGCGCCCGGCGGGCGCCGGGACGGGGAAGGATTCCTCGTCGGAGCCCGCGACTTCTTCACCCGCGTCCATCGACGCCAGCACGCCGAAGAAGGAGTCCGACGCGTCGGCATCCTCCGCGGTGCCCGCGACGTTGGGGACTCCGCCCGAGGGCGGCCTCTTCACGGACGTGGAAGAGGATGAGATTGGCGCGGTCTTCGACCAGGTGCTGAGCTCGGGCACGCACAAGATTCCGTCTGGCGAGGCGCTGGGAGAGGCCGCGGCGCGGGAAGCGACGGCGGAGAGCGTCCGCAAGCTCGCCGAGGCCGAAGCCGAGCCCGACAAGGAAGACGATGCCAAGCCCGCCGCGTCGCACGATTGGTACGTGGCCATCGACGAGAAGCAGGTGGGACCGCTCTCCGTCGAGAAGGTGAAGGACGCGTGGGACCGAGGCGAAGTGGGGCCGGACAGCCTCTGCTGGCGTTCGGGCTTCAGCGACTGGATTCCGCTGTCGGAGACCGCGGAGCTGGCGTCGGTGTTGGCGCCGCGTCCCTCGAAGCCGACCATCGTCGCGCCCGAGCCCGTGTCGGGCTCCCAGCCCACGGTGCAGTCGGGTCCCGTGCAGTCGGCGTTCAGCGCGGGCAAGTCGTCGAAGGGTGACTCGGTGCTCGCGGCGTCCTCCGAGGCGCCCACGGGGTGGAAGCCCTCCGCCGCCAGCGTGCTGGCCTCGCTGGTGAAGGAGGAGAACGACGCGCTCGCGAAGCCTCCGCCGACGCCTGCCCCCGCGCTGGGCCGCGAGCCGGTGTCGCAGTCGCGTCTGCTCGATGTGCCGATGCCGCCTCCCGAGCCCGTGTCCTCGCCCGCGTTGATGGGGGCGAGTGCGGCGATGGCCGCGCAGATGGCGGCGCCTCAGGGCCCGCAGGCCTTTCCGCAGCAGCCCATGGCGCCGTATGGACAGCCCGCACCGTACGGACAGCAGCCCTACGCTCAGCCCGTGCCCGCACCGTATGCGGCCCCGCCGGGATATGCGCCCACGTATGCGCAGCCGGCGCCCGCGGGCGGCAAGGGCCGGATGGGCCTGGTGGTGGGGATTGTCGTGGGCGTGTTGGGGCTTGGGGCCGGAGGCTTCGCGCTGACGCTTGGCAAGAATGGCGCGGAGACGCCGAGCCAGAATCAGGTGGCCCCGCAGCCAGTCGCGGTGGCGCCTCCCGCCGCCGCGGCGCCTCCGCCGGTGGCCACGCCGCCCCCGGTGGCTGCTCAGCCCGTGGCGGCCGCCCAGCCGCCTCCTACGGCGGGTGCTGCGGGAACTCAGCCTCCTCCTGCGGCTGGAACGGTTCCCGCGGCGACTCCGCCCATGGCAACGGGGACGCCGGTGGCCGCGGCGACGCCGCCTCCGGTGGCGGCGGCCCCTGTGGCGACTCCGCCCGTGGCCGCGCAGCCGCCCGCGGAGACCGCGAAGCCCGTGGATAGCGCTGTGGCGAAGGTGGAGCGGCCGGTGACGCCTCGGCGGACCACCGGGGCCTCGTCGTCGACGGCGCGGCGTGAGGAGCCTGAGGCGCGGCCCTCGCGGCCGGAGAAGTCATCCTCGAGCGACGGAGACAGTGACGACTTCGACGAGCTCTTCGGCACGAAGAAGCCGAAGGTCGAGGCCAAGCCCTCGGAGGCTCGTCCCACGGCCTACATTCCTCCGGAGCCTGGAGGTGGTGGGGTTCCCGACACGCTTCAGCGTTCGGACATCATGGAGGTGGTGCTGAACAACAAGCCCGCCATCGTGAAGTGCGTGAACGAGCAGAAGAAGAAGGACCCGATGTTGAGCGGCAAGCTGGTGATGCGGTGGTCCATCCAGACGAGCGGCAAGACGTCGAACGTCACGTGCAAGACGGATGAGTTCAAGAGCACGTACATGGCGAGCTGCATCTCGGGCCTCATCAAGGGGTGGGCCTTCCCGAAGCACAAGAAGCAGGGCGAGCCCATCGACTTCCCGTTCACGTTTTGA